The following are encoded together in the Nitrosopumilus sp. b3 genome:
- a CDS encoding DEAD/DEAH box helicase: METSMENIGTLEYVLDKYSKIWCWKITGDRAVNMISRLVPEAWYGENVNEVIITDNTENVKQLKLIMDRYPLEILSKTIWQRKIVKTYAPKPALPPIKHKLKKAKAGEQFRGKLLNFQKEGLDFLLKSSGNALLADEMGLGKTVQTLSYVSTEKQTFPVLVVAPLVTLNNWEREIGKFLKKKSRNGRILESESPSVTIIRTGKSKELPLTDIYIINYELLLKRSEDLMKVGLRTIVCDEVHNLRSKTTQKYKAVKKLAALPSILYRIGLSGTPIYNRGSEIWPIIDIIKPGLLGSFKEFCEYFCYVNEKGKAIVLENKRASLRNELQKHVMLRRKKSDVLKELKDKVRYKEVIAADTDYYLEELDKIWKKLEEEQKVAENEFSKSASYHRAIQSERQIAGLAKLPHVINFVKNIMEIEESVVVFCHHKVIHKLLNESLEEFSPVSIIGGQSDSLRQDQIDKFQKGESKLMIAGIRAGNVGINLTRAKYVIFAELDWSPAIHRQAEDRLHRIGQKNTVFAYYLIGAGTLDDHVANILVDKSYEIDEIMDDSTDNYENKDKAELILAQIQDKINSK; this comes from the coding sequence ATGGAAACATCCATGGAAAACATTGGTACCTTAGAGTACGTTCTTGACAAATATTCTAAAATCTGGTGTTGGAAAATTACTGGTGATCGTGCTGTAAACATGATTTCAAGGCTAGTTCCTGAAGCATGGTATGGTGAAAATGTTAATGAGGTAATAATTACTGATAACACCGAAAATGTAAAACAACTAAAACTCATTATGGATAGATATCCACTAGAAATTCTATCAAAAACTATCTGGCAACGAAAAATTGTAAAAACGTATGCTCCAAAGCCTGCACTGCCTCCAATTAAACACAAACTCAAGAAAGCAAAAGCTGGGGAACAATTTCGTGGAAAACTTTTGAATTTTCAAAAAGAAGGTTTGGATTTCTTACTAAAATCATCTGGTAATGCGTTATTAGCTGATGAAATGGGGTTGGGTAAAACTGTTCAAACTTTATCTTATGTCTCAACTGAAAAACAAACTTTTCCGGTACTCGTTGTTGCTCCATTAGTTACATTGAACAACTGGGAAAGAGAAATTGGAAAATTCTTAAAGAAAAAAAGCAGAAATGGTAGAATTTTAGAATCTGAATCACCTAGTGTTACAATTATACGAACTGGCAAGTCCAAGGAATTACCGCTAACAGATATCTACATTATCAATTATGAATTACTTTTAAAAAGATCCGAGGATCTGATGAAAGTTGGTTTACGTACCATAGTTTGTGATGAAGTTCATAATCTAAGATCAAAGACTACTCAAAAATACAAAGCAGTAAAAAAACTGGCAGCACTTCCATCAATATTGTATAGAATTGGTTTATCGGGTACTCCAATTTACAATAGGGGTTCTGAAATATGGCCCATTATTGATATTATCAAACCAGGGCTTCTTGGAAGCTTTAAAGAATTCTGTGAATACTTTTGTTATGTTAATGAAAAAGGGAAAGCGATTGTTTTGGAAAATAAACGTGCATCACTTAGAAATGAATTGCAAAAACACGTGATGCTTAGACGAAAGAAATCTGATGTGTTAAAAGAGCTAAAAGACAAAGTACGCTACAAGGAGGTAATTGCAGCTGATACTGATTATTATCTTGAAGAGCTTGACAAAATTTGGAAAAAACTTGAAGAAGAGCAGAAAGTTGCGGAAAATGAGTTTTCTAAATCTGCTTCATATCATAGGGCAATTCAAAGTGAAAGACAGATTGCGGGTCTTGCAAAACTCCCACACGTAATTAATTTCGTTAAAAATATCATGGAGATAGAAGAAAGCGTCGTTGTATTTTGTCATCACAAAGTAATCCATAAACTTCTAAATGAGAGTCTGGAGGAATTTTCCCCTGTTTCAATAATTGGTGGACAATCAGATTCGTTAAGACAGGATCAAATTGACAAATTCCAAAAAGGAGAATCAAAACTTATGATTGCAGGTATTCGTGCAGGTAATGTGGGAATTAATTTGACTAGAGCAAAATATGTAATTTTTGCCGAACTTGATTGGAGCCCTGCAATTCATAGACAAGCAGAAGATAGACTACATCGAATTGGTCAAAAAAATACTGTCTTTGCATATTATTTGATAGGTGCAGGAACACTTGATGATCATGTGGCAAATATCTTGGTCGATAAAAGTTATGAAATTGATGAAATAATGGATGATTCTACTGATAATTATGAAAATAAAGATAAAGCAGAATTAATCTTGGCGCAAATTCAGGATAAAATCAATTCAAAATAA
- a CDS encoding PAC2 family protein — protein MDFIQKEEPDIEKPIIIAAMQDMGNVGSIVVNFINDSLKTKTFRTAKTPYPTYVVDNGGYIDLPDESWEYKYTEDLIVFGGGKGQPQSNSELNALCQDVMDIAKKYSAKFIYTLGGFHTNRPLNNTPKTYITTTSIELTKQMETLDVSTTPQKSIITGFNGLILGFAKKNQIHGIGMYGELNEPEIPQYRAAISIIKTIEKLTYRKLGNTSQLEIMAQEIERKFKN, from the coding sequence GTGGATTTTATTCAAAAGGAAGAACCAGATATTGAGAAACCAATCATAATAGCTGCAATGCAAGACATGGGTAATGTTGGAAGTATAGTAGTAAATTTCATCAATGATTCATTAAAAACAAAAACATTCAGAACTGCAAAAACACCATATCCAACATATGTAGTTGATAATGGAGGATACATTGATCTTCCAGATGAGAGTTGGGAATACAAATACACTGAGGATTTAATTGTATTTGGAGGCGGAAAAGGTCAGCCGCAAAGCAATAGTGAATTGAATGCATTGTGTCAAGACGTAATGGATATTGCAAAAAAATATTCTGCAAAATTCATTTACACATTAGGAGGATTCCACACTAATAGGCCACTAAACAATACCCCAAAAACATACATCACTACGACATCAATAGAGTTAACAAAACAGATGGAAACGCTGGATGTAAGTACAACTCCCCAAAAATCAATAATTACGGGCTTTAATGGGTTGATTTTGGGATTTGCAAAAAAAAATCAAATTCACGGTATTGGGATGTATGGGGAATTAAATGAGCCTGAAATTCCACAATATAGAGCAGCAATAAGCATTATCAAAACTATTGAAAAATTGACTTACAGAAAATTGGGGAATACTAGTCAATTAGAAATAATGGCTCAAGAGATTGAAAGAAAATTTAAAAATTGA
- a CDS encoding carboxypeptidase regulatory-like domain-containing protein: protein MYKSRLGVIGLFSFLMLFSVVSTSHAELWELVIDVNVEKAAIYSGDSVIVTGKVVDHAYKPIRGAEVFIKAGSYNTKAFTDPWGVFKGEIKDFERIPGTYIVNVIGSWYGMTGLSSTEFQVKGEVSQVSALQQKLSTDEARKYLSSNESDFVKNPIGQTLFKYYHKLLDELISEQKIAQKPSEDKIFIEQQRLIAENLRNQAIEEYKPGAGTYGGLQYDDYINSLNPEIKDLVISQLNFTKNNFEEAQKLRDEILANGGTYEEARQAFLDKISIPKETLEEFNQEKIEQENDSNEDLTAEENSESQ from the coding sequence GTGTACAAAAGTAGGCTTGGAGTAATTGGTTTATTTTCATTTTTAATGTTATTTTCAGTTGTTTCTACTTCCCATGCAGAGTTGTGGGAATTAGTAATTGATGTCAATGTAGAAAAAGCTGCAATTTATTCAGGAGATTCAGTAATTGTTACAGGCAAAGTTGTAGACCACGCATACAAACCAATCAGAGGTGCAGAAGTTTTCATCAAGGCAGGCTCTTACAACACAAAAGCGTTTACTGACCCATGGGGAGTGTTTAAAGGAGAAATTAAAGACTTTGAAAGAATCCCAGGCACCTACATTGTAAACGTCATTGGTTCATGGTATGGAATGACAGGATTATCCAGTACAGAATTTCAAGTTAAAGGAGAAGTGTCTCAAGTGTCAGCTCTGCAACAAAAATTATCCACAGACGAAGCAAGAAAGTATCTTAGCTCAAATGAAAGCGATTTTGTAAAAAATCCGATTGGACAGACATTGTTCAAGTATTACCATAAATTGTTAGACGAATTAATCTCAGAGCAAAAAATTGCCCAAAAGCCTTCAGAAGATAAAATTTTCATAGAGCAGCAAAGATTGATTGCAGAAAATCTAAGGAATCAAGCAATTGAAGAGTACAAACCAGGTGCAGGAACATATGGTGGACTCCAATATGATGATTACATTAACAGTCTAAATCCAGAAATAAAGGATTTGGTAATTAGCCAACTCAACTTTACAAAGAATAATTTTGAGGAAGCTCAGAAATTAAGAGATGAAATTCTAGCCAATGGGGGGACATATGAAGAGGCAAGACAAGCATTTTTAGACAAAATATCAATTCCAAAAGAAACCCTAGAAGAGTTCAATCAAGAGAAAATTGAACAAGAAAATGATTCAAACGAGGATCTAACTGCAGAAGAGAATTCTGAAAGTCAATGA
- a CDS encoding ArsC/Spx/MgsR family protein, which yields MKILHKPTCITCKKAITEIQRMKIDIEKRDFFKDPLSETELKKIIKMSGKTPAEFLRKRDKMFKELDLGNAQKTDSQIIKLMVKYPGLIMRPIVISGNKAFVGKIDSKNLK from the coding sequence TTGAAAATACTACACAAGCCCACTTGCATTACCTGTAAAAAAGCAATTACTGAGATTCAAAGGATGAAGATAGATATTGAGAAAAGAGACTTTTTCAAAGATCCGCTCTCAGAGACAGAATTAAAAAAAATCATCAAAATGTCAGGTAAAACACCCGCAGAATTTCTCAGAAAAAGAGACAAAATGTTCAAAGAGTTAGATTTGGGGAATGCTCAAAAAACAGATTCTCAAATTATTAAATTAATGGTGAAATACCCGGGACTGATTATGCGCCCAATAGTTATTTCTGGAAATAAAGCATTTGTAGGAAAAATTGATTCAAAGAACCTAAAATAA
- a CDS encoding YwbE family protein yields the protein MVDVPLRDKISIGAAVQIILKKDQSTGNLTDGTVKRILTSSNYHPHGIKVELSDGKIG from the coding sequence TTGGTTGACGTCCCTCTTCGAGATAAAATATCCATTGGTGCTGCAGTTCAAATAATTCTTAAAAAAGATCAGAGTACCGGGAATTTGACTGATGGAACAGTAAAGAGGATTTTGACTTCGAGCAATTATCATCCACATGGGATTAAAGTTGAATTAAGTGACGGGAAGATAGGATGA
- a CDS encoding CxxC-x17-CxxC domain-containing protein, with the protein MSFDREREMFTATCGDCGNECQVPFKPKDDRPVYCRECFQNHKPAPRPGGRFGGRSGGYGGDRGSRFGRRDNRPREMFDAKCGDCGNDCQVPFKPKDDRPVYCRECFQNHKQS; encoded by the coding sequence ATGTCCTTTGATAGAGAAAGAGAAATGTTCACCGCGACATGCGGTGACTGTGGAAATGAATGTCAAGTTCCATTCAAGCCAAAAGACGACAGACCTGTTTATTGCAGAGAATGTTTCCAAAATCACAAACCAGCACCAAGACCTGGTGGAAGATTTGGTGGTAGATCCGGCGGCTATGGTGGTGACAGAGGTTCTAGATTTGGTAGAAGAGACAATAGACCACGAGAAATGTTTGACGCAAAATGCGGTGACTGTGGAAATGATTGTCAAGTTCCATTCAAGCCAAAAGACGACAGACCTGTTTATTGCAGAGAATGTTTCCAAAATCACAAACAAAGTTAA
- a CDS encoding ABC transporter permease — MKRYVATRMATMFGVLMITLLITISLVGSNMDTILKQGIVFQVRSEITENPAIAESFSSVDEFEAFVQAQIDQRTKILGLDEPWYSPQRIGITMYKILLLDFGHATFLTSDEGSSNVKDILFEKLPRTVLLFTTATIIISIIGIFLGALSSSKVGSIIDRITSSFAIISSSFPVWWIGMLMIFLFAFTYQIFPARATPDIPSTDPGYIGSLLYHMALPLITIVMIGFGSWAYLVRNFMVGIMQEDFIMAKKTIGISQKKIIYTHALKNAAPPIVTILALSLSGSLGGAIITEAVFDWPGMGRLYFEAITVMDLPVIIGATYLLTVFFLISIFIADLLYGYFDPRVRTGQ, encoded by the coding sequence TTGAAAAGATATGTTGCCACGAGAATGGCTACAATGTTCGGGGTTTTGATGATTACTTTGTTGATTACAATTTCTCTAGTAGGCTCCAATATGGATACTATTCTAAAGCAGGGAATAGTTTTTCAAGTCAGGTCCGAGATTACTGAAAACCCTGCCATTGCAGAGAGTTTTTCATCCGTAGATGAGTTTGAGGCATTTGTTCAAGCCCAAATTGATCAAAGAACCAAGATTTTGGGGTTAGATGAGCCTTGGTATTCGCCTCAACGTATAGGAATAACAATGTACAAAATATTACTACTTGATTTTGGGCATGCCACATTTCTAACAAGTGATGAGGGATCATCGAATGTAAAAGACATACTCTTTGAGAAGCTTCCAAGAACAGTTTTACTTTTTACTACTGCAACGATAATCATCTCAATTATCGGAATCTTCCTAGGAGCCTTATCAAGTAGCAAAGTCGGTTCTATCATTGACAGAATAACATCTAGTTTTGCAATAATCAGTTCTAGCTTTCCTGTTTGGTGGATAGGAATGTTGATGATATTCTTGTTTGCATTCACATACCAAATATTTCCTGCAAGGGCAACTCCAGACATCCCATCCACAGATCCTGGATACATTGGCTCTTTGCTATACCATATGGCACTGCCATTGATCACTATTGTAATGATTGGTTTTGGATCTTGGGCTTATTTGGTGAGAAATTTCATGGTTGGGATTATGCAAGAAGATTTCATCATGGCAAAAAAAACAATTGGGATTTCACAGAAAAAAATCATTTACACTCATGCACTAAAAAATGCAGCACCACCAATTGTTACAATTTTGGCCCTTAGTTTGTCAGGATCTCTTGGCGGGGCAATTATCACAGAAGCAGTATTTGATTGGCCAGGAATGGGGAGATTGTATTTTGAAGCAATTACAGTAATGGATCTTCCAGTAATTATCGGTGCGACATATTTACTTACAGTATTCTTTTTAATCAGCATATTCATTGCGGATTTGTTATATGGTTATTTTGATCCCAGAGTGAGAACAGGCCAATGA
- a CDS encoding ABC transporter permease gives MSGITPQEIKREFFSSKMGIAGITILSILICTSIIAMIVIPIETFQEWNNPGSWILYPKVAIPIWVNLFMIEKIPEHKILEEPNIQNIFQDEISLTSHQFGLNFDYDHFPNDFIYVFSSEYSGSPLLKMSVIRPDGVKLELLSTSLPHSSSNTIHSERIFSTDVVIKKNLFLQSEKFQFPLERLSSEDIVFSKIQSNEPLKGSYVFSIDLYGVNAENQIHESKLIIGGKAFGIMGTDELRRDLAVGLLWGTPLALFIGIVVSIASVVAGLLYGVYAGFKGKKTDETMMRFNDVIYALPALPFLIILSVTISNSIFLMIGFLMIFGWVGIAKVARSMSLQIKTRGYVDAANMMGQKDSKIILKHILPQLLPYAFASIAISVPAAITTEAGLSFLGLGDPSFPTWGQILHDANTFGAAARGLWWWIMPPGVMIAITGLAFVFIGNALDAIVNPKLKR, from the coding sequence ATGAGCGGAATAACACCTCAGGAAATAAAACGAGAATTTTTCAGTAGCAAGATGGGCATTGCAGGAATTACGATTCTCTCGATTTTGATATGTACATCAATTATTGCGATGATTGTAATTCCAATTGAGACGTTTCAGGAATGGAACAATCCCGGAAGTTGGATACTGTATCCAAAGGTAGCAATTCCAATTTGGGTCAATTTATTTATGATTGAGAAAATTCCAGAGCATAAAATTTTAGAAGAACCAAATATTCAAAATATTTTCCAAGACGAGATATCTCTTACATCACATCAATTCGGATTAAATTTTGATTATGATCATTTCCCCAATGATTTCATCTATGTATTCTCATCAGAATATTCAGGGTCACCACTATTGAAAATGTCAGTGATTAGACCAGATGGAGTAAAACTTGAATTATTATCAACTTCACTTCCTCATTCTAGTTCAAATACAATTCACAGTGAAAGAATTTTTTCAACAGATGTAGTAATAAAGAAGAATCTGTTTCTGCAATCAGAAAAATTTCAATTCCCTCTTGAAAGATTATCATCTGAAGATATTGTTTTTTCAAAAATACAATCAAATGAACCCTTAAAGGGAAGCTATGTTTTTTCTATAGATTTGTACGGAGTTAACGCTGAAAATCAAATTCACGAATCAAAATTAATCATCGGAGGAAAAGCTTTTGGAATAATGGGAACGGATGAATTGAGACGAGATTTGGCAGTAGGACTACTGTGGGGAACCCCACTTGCGCTATTCATTGGAATAGTTGTTTCAATTGCTTCCGTAGTGGCTGGTTTGCTATATGGTGTCTATGCAGGGTTCAAAGGCAAAAAGACTGATGAAACTATGATGCGATTCAACGATGTAATCTATGCACTCCCAGCTCTCCCATTCCTAATCATCCTATCAGTGACAATAAGCAACAGCATATTTTTGATGATAGGGTTTTTGATGATTTTTGGATGGGTAGGTATTGCAAAGGTAGCAAGGAGTATGTCACTTCAGATTAAGACCAGAGGGTATGTAGATGCAGCAAATATGATGGGTCAAAAAGACTCTAAAATAATTTTAAAACATATTTTGCCACAATTACTCCCATATGCATTTGCAAGCATTGCAATTTCAGTTCCAGCTGCCATTACCACAGAAGCAGGGTTGAGTTTTCTAGGATTAGGGGATCCTTCATTTCCAACATGGGGTCAAATTTTACATGATGCCAATACATTTGGTGCTGCTGCAAGAGGACTGTGGTGGTGGATAATGCCTCCAGGAGTAATGATTGCAATAACAGGACTAGCTTTTGTATTTATTGGAAATGCGTTGGATGCAATAGTTAATCCAAAGTTAAAAAGATAG
- a CDS encoding Mov34/MPN/PAD-1 family protein, with product MFFKKKKFQRQVLIQKDVLDSILSFCQMKHPNEGILILKGKSKNGEITIDGLVIPPFSETGPTFAGFPHSFLPFDMSYIGIVHSHPSGSAEPSVTDLHNFFGLISLIVKSPYDDDSIFAWDSNGNSVPLEILSK from the coding sequence GTGTTCTTTAAAAAGAAAAAATTTCAACGTCAAGTCTTGATTCAAAAAGATGTCCTTGACAGTATACTTTCTTTTTGCCAAATGAAACATCCTAATGAAGGGATTTTGATTCTCAAAGGAAAATCAAAAAATGGTGAAATCACAATTGATGGATTGGTGATTCCTCCCTTTAGTGAAACAGGTCCTACTTTTGCAGGATTTCCACATTCATTTTTGCCTTTTGATATGAGCTATATTGGAATCGTTCATTCACATCCTAGCGGTTCAGCTGAGCCATCGGTAACTGATCTGCACAATTTTTTTGGCTTGATTTCATTAATTGTAAAATCGCCTTACGATGATGATTCTATTTTTGCATGGGATAGTAATGGAAATAGTGTTCCTTTGGAAATTCTATCAAAATGA
- a CDS encoding exonuclease SbcC, with translation MVFGWGKKKQDQIPVEDIPKDKKISLSNVPQIVTELTQLRESQAISEIKILRKNTSPLIDELTNIGQMLEKDNLSVDDIDKHLAIIVVRGKKQVIDIIKKGVTKIPEISSIDDAQKLDSTLNQILKKVGDVLGRQTRVIHIFAKKYAAQLKNNLEVMNKNHSEIHQILNNFEKTQSSSNQIHSLLEQIKTLQETRIKNEKKIRETKDNTNSLEEKISSIENSIKEIKSSENYKKYLELKKSLNDFSKQRLKIKNEIDAQFTKISRPLSRYEYASSLDKDQQSILSQLNADPFKILLPKNKDSIIVILENVRKAVSSESISVKDVGKTLSLITETEEALDVFLKQVDEYHKKYESLEGDLKSLKPKDLVSFEQDLEKNISSKEDALHRLKTAEIDIKEIDAKIPQIIRQIEEKLKQFSSARYIIDPS, from the coding sequence ATGGTCTTTGGATGGGGTAAAAAAAAACAGGATCAAATACCTGTAGAAGATATTCCAAAAGATAAAAAAATCAGCCTTTCTAATGTACCACAAATTGTCACTGAACTCACTCAATTAAGAGAGTCGCAAGCTATTTCTGAAATTAAAATTCTAAGAAAAAACACTTCGCCCCTAATTGATGAGCTGACAAACATTGGACAAATGTTAGAAAAGGACAATCTAAGTGTTGATGATATTGATAAACATCTTGCAATAATTGTTGTTAGGGGTAAAAAACAAGTAATTGATATAATCAAAAAAGGAGTAACTAAAATCCCTGAGATATCCTCAATTGACGATGCTCAAAAATTAGATTCTACACTCAACCAAATTCTAAAAAAAGTGGGTGATGTCTTGGGACGACAAACCAGAGTTATCCATATTTTTGCAAAAAAATATGCTGCCCAATTAAAAAATAACCTGGAGGTGATGAACAAGAATCATTCTGAGATTCACCAGATTCTAAATAATTTTGAAAAAACACAATCTTCTTCTAATCAAATTCATTCTCTTTTAGAGCAAATTAAAACCCTGCAGGAGACTCGAATTAAAAATGAAAAAAAGATTCGTGAAACTAAGGATAACACAAATTCCCTTGAAGAAAAAATTTCATCAATTGAGAATTCAATTAAAGAAATCAAATCTTCTGAGAACTACAAGAAATATCTTGAATTAAAAAAATCGTTAAATGATTTTAGTAAACAGAGATTGAAAATTAAAAACGAAATAGATGCTCAATTTACAAAAATATCTCGTCCATTAAGTAGATATGAATATGCTTCATCATTGGATAAAGATCAACAGAGTATTCTATCTCAACTAAATGCTGATCCGTTCAAAATTCTTCTACCAAAAAATAAAGATTCTATTATTGTGATTTTAGAAAATGTTCGAAAAGCCGTATCTTCTGAATCAATATCTGTCAAAGATGTTGGAAAGACTTTGTCTCTGATTACTGAGACAGAAGAGGCACTTGATGTATTCCTAAAACAGGTTGATGAATATCATAAAAAATATGAATCCCTGGAAGGTGATTTGAAATCTCTAAAACCAAAAGATCTAGTTTCTTTTGAACAAGATTTGGAAAAAAACATCTCCTCCAAAGAAGATGCCTTGCACAGATTGAAAACTGCTGAAATTGATATCAAGGAAATTGATGCCAAGATTCCTCAGATAATTCGCCAAATTGAAGAAAAGCTGAAACAATTTTCTAGTGCTAGGTACATTATAGATCCGTCTTAA
- a CDS encoding SRPBCC family protein, with amino-acid sequence MRKSVKKSYNSGSVKKTITIKASKEKVWRKISNIVGLPSWLVDVKKTVILSKKKKGVGAVRLITFADGNKIEEHVVAWKDKESFTYVATEGLPLRAYVATISIKAKSSKSVELTWQSYLNSKKMSQGQFLQFLAFMGSFYEASLENLKALLEK; translated from the coding sequence ATGAGAAAATCGGTAAAAAAATCATATAATTCAGGTTCAGTCAAAAAAACAATCACCATAAAGGCATCAAAAGAGAAGGTTTGGAGAAAAATTAGCAACATTGTCGGATTGCCATCTTGGCTCGTTGATGTAAAAAAGACCGTTATTCTTTCTAAAAAGAAGAAGGGTGTAGGAGCAGTTAGGCTAATTACATTTGCAGATGGAAACAAGATTGAAGAGCATGTTGTGGCTTGGAAGGATAAAGAGTCTTTCACATATGTTGCAACTGAGGGATTACCATTACGGGCATATGTTGCAACAATATCCATCAAAGCTAAATCAAGCAAGAGTGTGGAATTGACATGGCAGTCTTATCTGAACAGTAAAAAAATGTCTCAAGGTCAATTCCTTCAATTCCTGGCATTTATGGGATCATTTTATGAGGCATCATTAGAAAATCTAAAAGCATTGCTTGAAAAATGA
- a CDS encoding Lrp/AsnC ligand binding domain-containing protein has product MTDAYVMLNCELGSEEQIIEELKQIEQVVDVFETIGTHDMLVKLQAENFEKVREIVSWNIQKMKNVRSTATLIKKDN; this is encoded by the coding sequence ATGACTGATGCATATGTTATGCTAAATTGTGAATTGGGTTCTGAAGAACAAATCATTGAAGAACTAAAGCAGATTGAACAAGTTGTTGATGTCTTTGAAACTATTGGGACTCATGACATGTTAGTCAAACTGCAAGCTGAAAATTTCGAAAAAGTTCGTGAGATTGTTTCTTGGAATATTCAAAAGATGAAAAATGTTCGCTCCACTGCAACATTGATAAAAAAAGATAACTGA
- a CDS encoding nitroreductase family protein, with product MDSEKKEEKIFPLGYEPSDIPVSDNPNVRNQLLDFILQSGPTEVVDTDLFAVMAKRRSTRKFSDKPVETTKIDKIIAAADTAPTAGNFQGFEIFYVKSPEKKKLLVEACNKQPYVDAPVVLVFCKNPSRVKFDFPDEILAKFAIQDATLAAGYSQLAAQALGLSSIWIGMFDEKKVMDVIGTDHIPSSVLCIGYPKQTKFPKPRRNLKDLVHVVW from the coding sequence ATGGATTCAGAAAAAAAAGAGGAGAAGATTTTTCCTTTAGGGTATGAACCATCAGACATCCCTGTTTCTGACAATCCAAACGTGAGAAATCAATTACTTGATTTTATTTTGCAATCTGGGCCTACAGAAGTTGTAGATACTGATTTGTTTGCTGTGATGGCAAAGAGACGCTCAACAAGAAAGTTCTCAGATAAACCCGTGGAAACTACAAAGATTGACAAAATCATTGCAGCAGCTGATACTGCCCCAACTGCTGGAAACTTTCAGGGATTTGAAATATTTTATGTAAAAAGTCCAGAAAAGAAAAAACTACTAGTTGAGGCATGCAATAAGCAACCATACGTTGATGCCCCTGTAGTTTTGGTTTTTTGCAAAAACCCTTCAAGAGTAAAATTCGACTTTCCTGATGAGATTCTTGCAAAATTTGCTATTCAGGATGCCACATTAGCTGCAGGCTACTCTCAGCTTGCCGCTCAAGCATTAGGATTAAGCTCGATTTGGATTGGAATGTTTGATGAGAAAAAAGTCATGGACGTAATTGGGACGGATCATATTCCATCATCTGTTTTGTGTATCGGATACCCAAAACAAACAAAGTTCCCAAAACCTAGAAGGAATCTAAAAGATCTGGTCCATGTTGTATGGTAG
- a CDS encoding DNA starvation/stationary phase protection protein, with the protein MAQINDTALEKNIDIGIAQHDREGVVSLLTSLLADEYVLYTKTRNYHWNVVSPHFNDYHKFFEGQYGELEVIIDDVAERIRQLGGKAISTLEELKSHTRLKEHPGQYPDDKTMFSNLAEDHESIIRDLRADLVKSDQSFHDMGTSDFLTGLMEQHEKMLWMIRATAPTS; encoded by the coding sequence ATGGCACAAATAAACGACACAGCACTAGAGAAAAACATTGACATTGGAATTGCCCAACATGACAGAGAAGGAGTAGTCAGCTTACTGACTTCTTTACTTGCAGATGAATATGTACTGTATACGAAGACTAGGAATTATCATTGGAATGTAGTCAGTCCACATTTCAATGATTATCATAAATTCTTTGAAGGTCAATATGGTGAGCTTGAAGTAATCATTGATGATGTTGCAGAAAGAATCAGGCAACTAGGTGGCAAAGCAATTTCTACTCTTGAAGAGTTGAAATCACACACTAGACTCAAAGAGCATCCTGGTCAATACCCTGATGACAAAACAATGTTTTCAAATCTAGCAGAAGATCATGAATCAATTATTCGTGATTTAAGGGCTGATCTTGTAAAATCTGATCAGAGTTTTCATGATATGGGAACTAGTGATTTTCTGACAGGACTTATGGAACAACATGAAAAGATGTTGTGGATGATTCGAGCAACTGCTCCTACATCCTGA